A window of Esox lucius isolate fEsoLuc1 chromosome 18, fEsoLuc1.pri, whole genome shotgun sequence contains these coding sequences:
- the LOC105017559 gene encoding NADH dehydrogenase [ubiquinone] 1 beta subcomplex subunit 1, which translates to MVNFATLVREHWMNILVPIGFVIGFYMDRAQDEKLTNFRNRSALYSRELKPGEEVTWK; encoded by the exons ATGGTGAACTTTGCTACTCTGGTACGTGAACATTGGATGAACATACTTGTCCCCATTGGTTTCGTTATCGGTTTCTACATGGACAGAGCACAAGACGAGAAACTGACCAATTTCAGAAACAGAAGTGCACTGTACAGCAG GGAGCTAAAGCCTGGTGAGGAAGTTACCTGGAAGTGA
- the riox1 gene encoding ribosomal oxygenase 1 — protein MEKKHVSAFALYQTALLKSSSPEVKTSSMQVTSKKKKKRKENGIQPPKSIKQAKRKLMGKHVIKGQEKVERLAEVKCEDASVEALGDLLNDLAEISNSRERASKLFQWLIHPIPSKSFFKDTWEKKPVLVQRQNINYYKGLFSTAEFDRILRQENIQYGVNLDVTSYTNGKRETHNPPGRALPFTVWDFYERGCSLRMLNPQAFSSTVWNVLSILQEQFGSMAGANVYLTPPGTQGFAPHYDDIEAFVIQLEGKKHWRVYDPRSEDEVLPVVSSPNFSQSEIGKPILEVVLEAGDLLYFPRGFIHQGDCLPDVHSLHLTVSSYQRNSWGDLLAKVVPAALEMAMEEDVEFRRGLPLDYLTYMGVQNSDKDDPRRVQFLSRINGLMKKLAAYAPVDAAVDQKAIDFFHDCLPPTLTAEELASSVHGAPSRWENGKAVDVGALMKSQTRIRLIRSGIARLCSDGEAVWLYYTADNSRVYHKEEPKSFEIKPEHTDATEFLIHAYPKFVTVGSLPCESAEDKVSLAGVLFEKGLIHTAEPL, from the exons ATGGAGAAGAAACATGTGTCTGCTTTTGCTTTGTACCAAACTGCGTTGTTAAAATCATCATCTCCTGAGGTTAAAACGTCGTCTATGCAG GTTACAtcgaagaaaaagaagaagaggaaggaaaATGGTATTCAGCCCCCCAAATCCATCAAACAGGCCAAAAGGAAACTGATGGGCAAGCATGTTATCAAAGGGCAGGAGAAGGTAGAGCGACTTGCAGAG GTAAAGTGTGAAGATGCCAGCGTAGAGGCACTAGGAGATTTGCTGAATGACCTGGCTGAAATCAGCAACAGCAGGGAGAGAGCCAGCAAACTGTTCCAGTGGCTCATCCACCCAATTCCTTCCAAGAGTTTCTTTAA AGATACATGGGAGAAAAAGCCTGTTTTGGTCCAACGTCAGAATATCAACTATTATAAAGGACTGTTCTCCACAGCGGAGTTCGATCGTATTTTAAGACAG gagaACATTCAATATGGCGTGAACCTGGATGTAACTAGCTACACAAATGGTaaaagagagacacacaatCCTCCAGGGAGGGCGCTCCCATTTACTGTGTGGGACTTTTATGAG AGAGGTTGCTCCCTGCGTATGCTGAACCCCCAGGCCTTCTCATCCACTGTGTGGAATGTGCTGTCCATCCTTCAGGAGCAGTTTGGCAGCATGGCAGGAGCCAATGT GTATCTGACACCACCAGGAACACAGGGTTTTGCTCCACATTATGACGATATCGAGGCCTTTGTGATTCAGCTGGAAGGAAAGAAGCACTGGAGAGTTTACGACCCCAG GTCAGAGGATGAAGTTTTACCTGTTGTTTCCAGTC CTAACTTCAGCCAGTCAGAAATTGGGAAGCCCATCCTGGAGGTGGTGTTGGAGGCTGGGGACCTCCTGTATTTCCCCAGAGGGTTCATTCATCAGGGGGACTGCCTGCCGGATGTTCACTCCCTCCACCTCACTGTCTCGTCTTACCAGAGGAACAGCTGGGGAGATCTACTGGCCAAG GTGGTCCCAGCAGCCCTAGAGATGGCCATGGAGGAGGATGTAGAGTTCAGAAGAGGCCTGCCTTTGGATTACTTAACGTACATGGGGGTGCAGAACTCGGACAAG gacGATCCACGTAGGGTCCAGTTCCTATCCAGAATAAATGGCCTGATGAAGAAGCTTGCAGCCTACGCCCCTGTGGATGCTGCTGTGGATCAGAAAGCTATCGACTTCTTTCATGACTGTTTGCCCCCGACACTTACTGCAG AGGAGCTGGCCAGCAGCGTCCACGGAGCTCCCTCCAGGTGGGAGAACGGGAAGGCTGTTGATGTGGGAGCGCTCATGAAGAGCCAGACCAGAATCAGACTGATCCGTTCTGGAATCGCCAG GTTATGCAGTGATGGAGAAGCAGTTTGGCTTTACTATACTGCAGACAACTCCAGAGTCTACCACAAAGAGGAGCCCAAGAGCTTTGAAATAAAACCAGAG CACACAGATGCCACAGAGTTTCTGATCCATGCATATCCAAAGTTTGTGACTGTGGGCAGCTTGCCATGCGAGTCGGCTGAGGACAAG GTGTCCTTGGCAGGGGTGCTGTTTGAGAAAGGACTTATTCATACTGCAGAACCTCTGTAA